The following proteins are encoded in a genomic region of Populus nigra chromosome 16, ddPopNigr1.1, whole genome shotgun sequence:
- the LOC133676127 gene encoding aspartyl protease APCB1, whose amino-acid sequence MESDDDQSPQLKGVVIISLPPPDNPSLGKTITAFTLTNNDYPQSHQTPQTHQEDQLPISPPPPSQNSQLQFPSSRLFLGTPRKLLSFVFISLIALAIYSSLFTNTFQELKSNNNDDDDDQKPKSYVFPLYHKLGIREIPLNDLENHLRRFVYKENLVASFDHLNGPHKISKLASSNAAAAMDSSAIFPVRGNLYPDGLYFTYMLIGSPPQPYYLDFDTGSDLTWIQCDAPCTSCAKGANAWYKPRRGNIVPPKDLLCMEVQRNQKAGYCETCDQCDYEIEYADHSSSMGVLATDKLLLMVANGSLTKLNFIFGCAYDQQGLLLKTLVKTDGILGLSRAKVSLPSQLASQGIINNVIGHCLTTDVGGGGYMFLGDDFVPRWGMAWVPMLDSPSMEFYHTEVVKLNYGSSPLSLGGMESRVKHILFDSGSSYTYFPKEAYSELVASLNEVSGAGLVQSTSDTTLPLCWRANFPIRSVMDVKKFFKTLTFQFGTKWLVISTKFRIPPEGYLMISDKGNVCLGILEGSKVHDGSTIILGDISLRGQLVVYDNVNKKIGWTPSDCAKPKRSDSLQFFDGLPFFDG is encoded by the exons ATGGAGTCTGATGATGATCAGTCACCGCAATTAAAAGGGGTAGTCATAATTTCACTTCCACCACCAGATAACCCTTCTTTAGGCAAAACCATCACTGCTTTTACACTCACTAATAATGACTACCCACAATCTCACCAAACCCCCCAAACCCATCAAGAAGACCAGCTTCCAatctcaccaccaccaccatctcaAAACTCTCAACTCCAATTTCCATCATCAAGACTCTTTCTTGGTACCCCAAGAAAGCTGTTGTCTTTTGTGTTTATCTCTCTTATTGCTCTTGCTATTTACAGTTCTTTGTTTACCAATACctttcaagaattgaagagtaataataatgatgatgatgatgatcaaaAGCCAAAGTCTTATGTATTTCCTTTATATCACAAATTGGGTATTCGTGAGATTCCACTGAATGATCTTGAGAATCATCTTAGGAGGTTTGTGTACAAGGAGAATTTGGTGGCATCTTTTGATCATTTGAATGGACCCCATAAAATTAGTAAGTTAGCTTCTTCAAATGCTGCTGCTGCAATGGATTCGTCCGCTATTTTTCCTGTTAGGGGCAATCTTTATCCAGATGG ATTATATTTCACATATATGCTTATTGGGAGTCCTCCACAACCTTACTATCTTGATTTTGATACTGGAAGTGATTTAACATGGATTCAGTGTGATGCTCCTTGCACTAGCTGTGCCAAG GGTGCTAATGCCTGGTACAAGCCAAGAAGAGGTAATATAGTACCTCCAAAGGATTTGTTATGCATGGAAGTGCAAAGAAATCAAAAGGCTGGATATTGTGAAACATGCGACCAATGTGACTATGAGATTGAATATGCTGATCATAGCTCCTCCATGGGAGTTCTTGCTACAGACAAGCTTCTTTTAATGGTTGCAAATGGATCACTGACCAAGTTAAACTTCATTTTTGG GTGTGCATATGATCAGCAAGGCCTACTTTTGAAAACTCTGGTGAAGACAGATGGGATACTTGGGCTAAGTAGAGCTAAAGTTAGTTTACCTTCTCAATTGGCGAGCCAGGGTATCATTAACAATGTCATAGGTCATTGCCTTACCACTGATGTAGGTGGTGGTGGATATATGTTTTTAGGTGATGATTTTGTTCCACGTTGGGGTATGGCTTGGGTCCCCATGCTTGACAGCCCTTCCAT GGAATTCTATCATACAGAGGTTGTAAAATTGAATTATGGAAGCAGCCCGCTCAGTTTAGGTGGGATGGAGAGCAGAGTGAAGCACATACTATTTGACAGTGGCAGTTCCTATACATATTTTCCAAAAGAAGCATATTCTGAATTGGTTGCTTCT CTTAATGAAGTTTCTGGGGCAGGACTTGTCCAAAGTACATCGGATACAACATTGCCCTTATGTTGGCGAGCTAATTTTCCTATCAG ATCGGTTATGGATGTAAAGAAGTTCTTCAAGACCTTAACCTTTCAATTTGGGACCAAATGGTTGGTTATCTCCACAAAGTTTCGGATACCTCCAGAGGGTTACTTGATGATTAGC GACAAAGGCAATGTGTGCTTGGGTATTCTTGAAGGAAGCAAAGTTCATGATGGATCCACAATTATTCTCGGAG ATATATCATTGCGGGGGCAGTTGGTAGTATATGATAACGTGAACAAGAAAATTGGTTGGACGCCCTCGGACTGTGCCAAGCCAAAAAGATCGGATAGCCTGCAATTCTTTGATGGTCTGCCATTCTTCGACGGGTAG